CCCTAGAAAAGGATGGTCACCAGGTAGATACTGAAGCAGATGCTGCTACTGTGCAGCCTGCACGATGTCAGCTGTACGATCTTCTGCTGCTCGATGTGATGATGCCTAGCGAGGATGGCTTTTCACTTTGTAGCCGTATCCGTGCAGAGGTGGATTGTCCTATTCTGTTCCTGACTGCCAAGGCAGAAGACGCGGCCCTTGTAAAGGGTTTTGGCCTAGGAGCTGATGATTATATTAAAAAGCCATTTAGTATTGCAGAGCTGCGTGCACGGGTAAATGCGCATCTGAGGCGGGATGTGCGCCAGCCAACCCGCACTCTGAGCCGAGGCGGTATGCGCTTAGATATGCAGGCAAAAGTGGCTATCGTGGGTGAACACGTACTGCCATTTACCAAGGGCGAATACGCCATCTGTGAGCATTTGGCCCTGCACGCAGGACAAGTGTTTACCAAAGAACAATTATACGAAGCAGTTTTCGGCTTTGATGCTGAGGGCGATTCGTCGGCCATTGCGGAGCACATCAAGAATATCCGCGCCAAGCTGAAAGACGATGGTCTCAGCCCCATAGAGACTGTTTGGGGGGTGGGCTACAAATGGCGAAAAGACAGCATTCTGTAAGCCTTTCCTTTGTGCTTTTGCGTTTTGCCATAGCTATGCTTGGTTGTATGATGTTATGTTTCCATGTATGGTATTTAGCTCTGGTGTGGCTTCAAAACACTGGAATCACTTACCGAGCAACCGTACCCAACCAACAGGTGAAGCAAATGTTGTCTGGAGAGCCAAAAACCTTTGTTTCTCCTGGTGACGATTTTCTGGCCGAATACGCTTTATTTGACCAAAACGGCGAAGCGTTGGAAAGCAACGTAGAGGGAAAGAAGCTGGAAGTCCTAGCTGGATTTTTACAGGAGGACACCTACAACATAGATGTTTCTCGATACACCTATGCAGATGGAAGCACCATAATCTTTCGCTCGCAATACAGGGGAGAGTTTGCCAACCCTGTGTTACGCGACATGCTGCCACCATTTGAATACCTGTGGCTGGCCACACTTGGTGTGGCATTGGTGCTTTGTTTGCTATTTAATACTCTGTGGCTCTGTCGGTACCTTTCCGCCAAGCTGAAACTATTCAGCGAGGTGAGTGAGAAGGTAGGTGCACAGGAGCTGGATTTCACAATTCCTCATGCAGGTATACGGGAGTATGACCAAGCGCTCGGTGCTATGGAGCATATGCGGGAGGCATTGTATAGTTCCTTGTCCTCACAATGGGCGGCGCAGCAAGAACGCGAGTCGGAAATAGCAGCACTAGCACATGATTTAAAAACACCACTCACTCTTGTAGGGGGCAATGCTGAACTTCTGTTGGATGAAGAATTGCCTGCAAGAAGCCACAAAATGGTGGAAACAATTGCGTCAAGCAATGACCGAGCCAAGCAGTATGTTGCTAGCCTGCTGGAAACCTCCACTGGCGCAGATGAGGTGTTTGAAAACACCAGCCTGTTTGCCATGTTTGACGAGCTTTGCGAGAACACAATGGACATTGCAGAAGCCAAGATGGTCTGCCTGCAAACCCAAAACGAACTAGAGGGTGCTGCGAGCATTCAGAAAGACCATTTACTTCGTGCCCTAGGTAATGTTGTGCAGAATGCCATCGAACATACACCGACAGGTAGAAACGTGTATTTGAAAGGCTGTATGATAGATGGTGGCTGGCAAGTCACTGTGTGTGATGAAGGCCACGGATTTAGCAAGGCGGCGTTACACCATGCAACAGAGCGCCTATGGCGCGGAGATGCAGCACGTGGCGCTGATGGACATAATGGCCTTGGCCTTTGGTTTGCAGAACAAGTAGCAAAAACGCATGCAGGGCAACTAGAACTGCACAACTGCGATTCTGGTGGGATGGTTATAATCAAGTTCTGCTAAACAGCTAGGGATTATTTATAAAATATGTATTGTATAATCAGAGTTTAAATTAACTTTTAAAGTTATTAGGCTAAATATAATACTATATTTAAATTATTATATGATAAGGAAGTTGGAGTCTTTATGGGAATAAACTATTTTAGTAAGCTTTTAGAAAGTACTACTGAAAAAGAACTGCTCTTAAACAAAAAATCAAATAATGTAAGTACAGCTAGGTTAATATCTTTTTTTATATTGATAGCAGGATTTGCTATTGGGTTTTATAATAGAAATGCGGTAGGTATTTTTGTTGGAATTGTGGCATTGATTCTATTTATTTCACTTCTAGTTATTCATAATAAAATAAAAGAGGAAGAATCGTATTTTAAGAGTAAGGGCGAAGTGTTAGATAAGTATGTTAAGAGATTTAGTGATGAGTGGAAAGAATTCAAAATAGATGGCAAAGAGTATATAAAAGAGGAAAATTCACAAGCAAAAGATTTAGACTTATTTGGAAGAGCATCACTATATCAGTATATTTGTATAGCTAATACATCCTATGGAAAGAAGTCTTTAGCCAAGTCTTTATGGAATGAAAACCCAGATGATAAGATAATCTTAGAGAGACAAAAAGCAGTAAAAGAGCTCTTATCAAAGCAGGATTTTTCTATCCATATTCAGACATTGAGTAATATAATTGGTAAGGAGCAAAAATCCAACTCTGATGGAAGTATAGAGTCATTTATAGAGTATGGAGAAGATAAAAAAATATATATACCTAAGTGGATGCATATTTTTACTTGGGGATTACCTACTGCAACAATACTATCTTTTATATTTTTTATATTAGGTTTTTTGCCTGCGTTACCTGTCTTTTTACTTTTTGTACTTCAGTTAGGATTTGGAGGTTTTGGAAATGGAAAGCTTATGCAGACTTTATCTCCATTATTTTCATTTAGTAGGAGTATACAAGTATATGAAAAGATGTTTGAAGTTTTAGAAAAGGAGACATTTGAAAGCCTATATCTAAAAGAATTACAAGGGAAACTTTCTAAAGGCAATGGTGTTTCAAAAGGCATTAAACAATTGAACTCAATAGGAAATGCAGTAAATCTAAGATATAATCAAATAGTGTATATAGTTGCTTGTGGTGTTCTTATGTGGAATTATCACTGTGCAGAATCTCTAGAAAGATGGAAAGGTGTATATGGAAATCAAATTAGGGGATGGCTTGAATCTATTGGAGAGTTTGAAGCTTTAATAAGTTTAACTATTATTGGTCAGGTAAAGGAAAATACATGTTTTCCAATAATAAAAGATGAAAGTACTCCAAGATTAGAAGTTGAAGAAATATATCATCCACTAATAGCAGAGAAAAGTGTTGTAGCAAATTCAATAAAATTAAATTCTCAAACCTGTATCATTACAGGTTCAAATATGTCAGGTAAGACGACCTTTTTAAGAAGTATTGGTGTAAATTTAGTATTAGCGTATGCAGGTGCTCCTGTATGTGCTAAAAATTTTGATGCAACATGTATGGCTATATTTACATCTATGAGAATACAAGATGATGTAAGCCAAGGTATATCAACTTTTTATGCTGAAATTCTCAGAATAAAATCCATGATTCAATATAGCGTAAAAGAGTTACCTATGTTGGTTTTAGTGGATGAAATTTTTAAAGGAACTAACTCTGCTGATAGAATTATTGGAGCAAGTGAGGCAGTAAAGAAACTTTCGAAGCCATGGGTCATAAGTATGGTTACAACACATGATTTTGAGTTATGTGACCTTTCAAGTGGTGGAGATGTAGCGATTGTAAACTACCATTTTTCAGAGTACTATGTTGATGATAAAATCTATTTTGACTATACTATAAAAGATGGTAGATGTAAGACTACAAATGCAAAACAGCTTATGAAAATGGCAGGGATACTTTGAGGAAGATAAGTATAGACAAGATAAGTGTAGAAATTTAGGTTATCATGATTAAATTAGAAAGGATTGTGTAAAGTACTTAAAAACACTTTAGACAATCCTTTTATTTGAGCATATTTTAGTTTTTTAATTTATAAAAATTTACTTAGATTCTTCACAAGCACATTCTTTTGGACATTCTTCATAAATACAACTCTTATCAAAATAATGAGTATGAAGGTATTTGTGAGCTACATCGCTATTTGGATCTCCAAAGAAGTCTTTGTAAATAGCTTGTAAGTCAGGATTTTCATGAGACTTACGAATAGCTTTGTTTCTATCTATTTCATATAATGCATTTGCACGTCTATCAATTATTTCAGTATTACCATGGTGGTAAGGTTGACCAGCTCCTCCAACACATCCACCAGGACATGCCATAACCTCTATGATATGGTACTTACATTCGCCACTTCTAACCTTATCCATCATTTTTCTAGCATTTTTAAGTGTATTTACAATACATACATTAACTGTAGTTCCATCAACATCGATACTTGCTTCTCTGATTCCCTTAAGTCCTCTAACATTAGTAAAGTTTACATTATCTAAAGTCTTGTTAGTTATCTTTTCATATGAAGTACGTAGAGCAGCTTCTAAAACTCCACCACTTGCTCCAAATATAGAAGCAGCACCAGTAGATTTTCCTAATGGATTATCAAAATCCTGGTCTTGAAGATTAGGTAAATCAATAGCAGCTTCTTTTATCATCTTAGCTAACTCTCTAGTAGTTATAGAAAGGTCAACATCTAATATACCAGAGTCACTTAATTCTTCTCTTGAAGCTTCATATTTTTTAGCTACACAAGGCATTACAGATACAACATAAAGGTCATCTGGATTAATTCCTAGTATTTTAGGTGCATAGTAGTTCTTAGCTATAGAACCAAACATACCTTGAGGAGATTTACAGCTAGATGCTAGATTTAATTGGTCTGGATAATTATGCTCTAAGAAGTTTACCCATGCAGGACAACAACTTGTCAATATAGGAAGATTTTCGCCTTTTTGAATTCTTTCTATGAATTCAGTAGCTTCTTCCATTATAGTAAAGTCTGCACCGAAGTTTGTATCGAATACATGCTCAAACCCAAGTGCTTTTAAAGCAGCAACCATTTTTCCTGTAGATATTGAACCTGGTTCTAATCCAAACTCTTCACCAATAGCAACTCTTACAGCAGGAGCAACTTGCACTACTATAGTTTTTTCTTTTTTATTTAAAACATTCCATAGTTTAGGTACATTATCTACTTCTGTTAATGCTCCAGTTGGACAGACAGATATACATTGGCCACAGAATGTACACTCTGTTTCAACCATATCAGCATTAAAAAATGTACTAACTAAAGTATTAAATCCACGATTAACTCCAGATAATGCTCCTACTGTTTGAATATCATTACATACAGTTTCACATCTTCTGCATAATATACATTTAGAATGGTCTTTAACTAAAGATTTAGTAGAGGTATCTTTACCTGCAAAAGACTTAGAACCTTGATATCTTATCTTTCTTACCCCTAAATCAGCAGCTATAGTTTGCAATTCACAGTCTCCATTTTTCTCACATATAAAACAATCTTGTGGATGGTCTGATAGTAGCAATTCAACGATAGTTCTACGAGCATTTAACGCTTTAGCACTATTAGTTTGAACTCTCATACCTTCCTTTATAACTGTTCCACAAGATGGAACTAAACCTCTCTCTGTCTCAACCATACAAACACGACAAGAAGCACAAGTGTCAAGCTTATCTATTTCATTCATATGTAAATGACAAAGGTTATGTATTTTTATATTTATTAGTTTTGCAGCATCCAAGATAGAAGTTCCACTAGGTGCTGAAACATGTTTGCCATTGATAGTTAAATTAACTAAACTCATTGTTATTCCTCCTCCAAATAAGTTATTTCTTGATTATAGCATTAAATGTACAATTATCTATACAAGCACCACATTTTAGACACTTAGAAGTATCTATTGTATGTTGTTCTTTAACAGAACCTGTTATACAACCAGCAGGACACACTCTAGAACATTTTGTACAACCCTTACAAGCATCTGTTATGAAGTAAGAAAGTAAGTTTTGACATTTGCCAGCAGGACATTTCTTATCTACAACATGAGCTATATACTCATCTTTAAAATATTGAAGAGTACTTAAAACAGGGTTTGGAGCAGCTTTACCAAGACCACATAATGAAGCAGTTTGTATAGTTTCAGCAAGGTTTTCTAGGTCATCTAAATCTTGTAGAGTACCATTACCTTCTGTAATTTTAGTTAATATTTCTAATAATCTCGTAGTACCTATACGACAAGGTGTACATTTACCACAAGATTCTTCAACAGTAAACTCAAGGAAGAATTTAGCTATATCTACCATACAGTCAGACTCATCAAGAACAAGCATACCACCAGAACCCATCATTGAGCCTATAGAGCTTAATGAACCAAAGTCGATAGGTATATCTAAATGTTCAGTTGGAATACATCCACCAGATGGTCCACCTGTTTGAACTGCCTTAAAGTTCTTACCTTCAGGAATTCCTCCACCAATTTCAAAAACAATATCTCTTAAAGTAGTACCCATAGCAACTTCAACAAGGCCTACATTTTCTACTTTTCCACCAAGAGCAAAAACTTTAGTACCACTAGAATCATCAGTACCTAAGTTAGCAAACCAGTCTCCACCATTAAGTATGATTGCTGGAATATTAGCAAAAGTTTCAACATTGTTTAAGCAAGTAGGAGATTTCCATAATCCACTTTTAGAAGAACTATAAGTCTTCATTCTAGGTTCACCACGTCTACCTTCAATTGAATGCATTAAAGCTGTACCTTCACCACAAACGAAAGCTCCTGCACCATATTTTAATTCTAATTTGAAGTTAAATCCAGTACCTAAAATATTTTCACCAAGTAAGCCCTGTGACTCAGCTTGAGCTATAGCTACTTTTAGTCTTTCTATAGATTTTGGATATTCAGCTCTTATATATATGTATCCTGTATCAGAGCCTATAGCATATCCACATATTGCCATAGCTTCTAGTACGCTATGAGGGTCTCCTTCAAGTACAGATCTATCCATGAATGCACCAGGGTCTCCTTCATCAGCATTACAGACAACGAATTTTTTATCAGTTGGGCCAGCAGGATTCTTTGAAGCAGCTTCCCATTTAGAACCTGTAGGGAATCCAGCTCCTCCTCTACCACGAAGACCAGAAGTCTTTACTTCTGCAATAACTTCTTGAGGAGTAAGAGATGTCAAACATTTACCTAGAGCTAAATAACCATCGTTAGCAATATAATCCTCTAAGCTATCTGGGTCTATAAGTCCACAATTCTTTAAGGCTATACGTAATTGTTTTTTGTAGAAAGACATTTCTTCTTGTGCTTCTACTTTTTTATTTAAAGATTCTTCTTCATATAATAATTCCTCAACAACTGTATTTCTAATTAAGTGATTTTGAACTATCTTTTCAGCATCAGATGGTTCAACTTTTACATAGAAAACGTTATCAGGATAAACTTTTACGATAGGACCTTGAGCACAGAAACCAAAACAACCTGTTAAACGAACATCAACTTTGTCTTGTATTCCTGATTTTTTTATTTCATTTTCTAATTCACTAACTATTTCCATACTGTTTGAAGATGTACATCCAGTATCACAACAAACAAGTAATTCTCTTCTTAATACATTTTCCTTAGAATAATTT
This sequence is a window from Clostridioides difficile. Protein-coding genes within it:
- a CDS encoding response regulator transcription factor translates to MPKLLVVDDDLDMLDLVRIALEKDGHQVDTEADAATVQPARCQLYDLLLLDVMMPSEDGFSLCSRIRAEVDCPILFLTAKAEDAALVKGFGLGADDYIKKPFSIAELRARVNAHLRRDVRQPTRTLSRGGMRLDMQAKVAIVGEHVLPFTKGEYAICEHLALHAGQVFTKEQLYEAVFGFDAEGDSSAIAEHIKNIRAKLKDDGLSPIETVWGVGYKWRKDSIL
- a CDS encoding 4Fe-4S binding protein; its protein translation is MSFYKKQLRIALKNCGLIDPDSLEDYIANDGYLALGKCLTSLTPQEVIAEVKTSGLRGRGGAGFPTGSKWEAASKNPAGPTDKKFVVCNADEGDPGAFMDRSVLEGDPHSVLEAMAICGYAIGSDTGYIYIRAEYPKSIERLKVAIAQAESQGLLGENILGTGFNFKLELKYGAGAFVCGEGTALMHSIEGRRGEPRMKTYSSSKSGLWKSPTCLNNVETFANIPAIILNGGDWFANLGTDDSSGTKVFALGGKVENVGLVEVAMGTTLRDIVFEIGGGIPEGKNFKAVQTGGPSGGCIPTEHLDIPIDFGSLSSIGSMMGSGGMLVLDESDCMVDIAKFFLEFTVEESCGKCTPCRIGTTRLLEILTKITEGNGTLQDLDDLENLAETIQTASLCGLGKAAPNPVLSTLQYFKDEYIAHVVDKKCPAGKCQNLLSYFITDACKGCTKCSRVCPAGCITGSVKEQHTIDTSKCLKCGACIDNCTFNAIIKK
- a CDS encoding HAMP domain-containing histidine kinase; amino-acid sequence: MAKRQHSVSLSFVLLRFAIAMLGCMMLCFHVWYLALVWLQNTGITYRATVPNQQVKQMLSGEPKTFVSPGDDFLAEYALFDQNGEALESNVEGKKLEVLAGFLQEDTYNIDVSRYTYADGSTIIFRSQYRGEFANPVLRDMLPPFEYLWLATLGVALVLCLLFNTLWLCRYLSAKLKLFSEVSEKVGAQELDFTIPHAGIREYDQALGAMEHMREALYSSLSSQWAAQQERESEIAALAHDLKTPLTLVGGNAELLLDEELPARSHKMVETIASSNDRAKQYVASLLETSTGADEVFENTSLFAMFDELCENTMDIAEAKMVCLQTQNELEGAASIQKDHLLRALGNVVQNAIEHTPTGRNVYLKGCMIDGGWQVTVCDEGHGFSKAALHHATERLWRGDAARGADGHNGLGLWFAEQVAKTHAGQLELHNCDSGGMVIIKFC
- a CDS encoding mannonate oxidoreductase, whose amino-acid sequence is MGINYFSKLLESTTEKELLLNKKSNNVSTARLISFFILIAGFAIGFYNRNAVGIFVGIVALILFISLLVIHNKIKEEESYFKSKGEVLDKYVKRFSDEWKEFKIDGKEYIKEENSQAKDLDLFGRASLYQYICIANTSYGKKSLAKSLWNENPDDKIILERQKAVKELLSKQDFSIHIQTLSNIIGKEQKSNSDGSIESFIEYGEDKKIYIPKWMHIFTWGLPTATILSFIFFILGFLPALPVFLLFVLQLGFGGFGNGKLMQTLSPLFSFSRSIQVYEKMFEVLEKETFESLYLKELQGKLSKGNGVSKGIKQLNSIGNAVNLRYNQIVYIVACGVLMWNYHCAESLERWKGVYGNQIRGWLESIGEFEALISLTIIGQVKENTCFPIIKDESTPRLEVEEIYHPLIAEKSVVANSIKLNSQTCIITGSNMSGKTTFLRSIGVNLVLAYAGAPVCAKNFDATCMAIFTSMRIQDDVSQGISTFYAEILRIKSMIQYSVKELPMLVLVDEIFKGTNSADRIIGASEAVKKLSKPWVISMVTTHDFELCDLSSGGDVAIVNYHFSEYYVDDKIYFDYTIKDGRCKTTNAKQLMKMAGIL
- a CDS encoding NADH-dependent [FeFe] hydrogenase, group A6, which translates into the protein MSLVNLTINGKHVSAPSGTSILDAAKLINIKIHNLCHLHMNEIDKLDTCASCRVCMVETERGLVPSCGTVIKEGMRVQTNSAKALNARRTIVELLLSDHPQDCFICEKNGDCELQTIAADLGVRKIRYQGSKSFAGKDTSTKSLVKDHSKCILCRRCETVCNDIQTVGALSGVNRGFNTLVSTFFNADMVETECTFCGQCISVCPTGALTEVDNVPKLWNVLNKKEKTIVVQVAPAVRVAIGEEFGLEPGSISTGKMVAALKALGFEHVFDTNFGADFTIMEEATEFIERIQKGENLPILTSCCPAWVNFLEHNYPDQLNLASSCKSPQGMFGSIAKNYYAPKILGINPDDLYVVSVMPCVAKKYEASREELSDSGILDVDLSITTRELAKMIKEAAIDLPNLQDQDFDNPLGKSTGAASIFGASGGVLEAALRTSYEKITNKTLDNVNFTNVRGLKGIREASIDVDGTTVNVCIVNTLKNARKMMDKVRSGECKYHIIEVMACPGGCVGGAGQPYHHGNTEIIDRRANALYEIDRNKAIRKSHENPDLQAIYKDFFGDPNSDVAHKYLHTHYFDKSCIYEECPKECACEESK